The following proteins are encoded in a genomic region of Dyadobacter sp. UC 10:
- a CDS encoding Crp/Fnr family transcriptional regulator: MLRTNLSFLSFTETLFAQQLNEREVALEVFPKGTAILRRGALSRKVFVVKSGITKCFFSEENGKDYIVEFLAEGEIIGEIEAIKGIACLCNIEAITEVQAYSLSVGYFKNLLTQNPAFNQLLLEEMAERIINTSSRSSAQQLYTLEQGLKKLLAFQERQQTVISKGNMASYLGITLRSLNRALKNISE; the protein is encoded by the coding sequence ATGCTACGGACCAATTTATCCTTTCTGTCCTTTACCGAAACGCTTTTTGCGCAGCAATTGAACGAACGCGAGGTGGCATTGGAAGTGTTTCCGAAAGGCACGGCAATCCTGCGCCGCGGAGCGTTAAGCAGGAAAGTTTTTGTGGTAAAAAGCGGGATCACAAAGTGTTTTTTCAGCGAGGAAAACGGCAAGGATTATATCGTTGAATTTCTGGCGGAAGGGGAGATCATCGGGGAGATTGAGGCGATTAAAGGGATTGCCTGCCTCTGCAACATTGAAGCGATCACCGAAGTGCAGGCCTATTCTTTGAGTGTAGGCTATTTCAAGAACTTATTAACCCAAAATCCGGCGTTTAACCAGTTACTTTTGGAAGAAATGGCCGAGCGCATCATCAATACCAGCAGTCGGTCGTCCGCTCAGCAGCTGTATACTTTGGAGCAGGGATTAAAAAAATTGCTGGCATTCCAGGAACGCCAGCAAACTGTAATATCGAAGGGGAATATGGCCAGTTACCTGGGAATTACGCTCCGAAGCCTGAACCGGGCTTTGAAAAACATTTCAGAATAA
- a CDS encoding RNA polymerase sigma factor — protein sequence MEKQFVSLLNQNRAVLFKICKMYCPDAEDRRDLFQEIVFQLWKAFPTFRQESNVNTWVYRVGMNTAISNFRKEKRRQSPAGFSLPDMDFPDFEANENAPSETALLYHAIDQLSAVEKAMVLLYLDEKSYDEMAGILGISKSNVGVKLSRIKMKLEKIIKSITL from the coding sequence ATGGAAAAGCAATTCGTCAGTCTTCTCAACCAAAACCGGGCGGTCCTTTTCAAGATCTGTAAAATGTACTGTCCGGACGCAGAAGATCGCCGGGACCTTTTTCAGGAGATCGTTTTTCAGCTCTGGAAAGCATTTCCAACTTTTCGGCAGGAATCCAATGTAAATACCTGGGTGTACCGCGTGGGGATGAATACCGCCATTTCCAATTTTCGCAAAGAAAAAAGGCGACAGTCGCCCGCCGGATTTTCATTACCGGATATGGATTTCCCGGATTTTGAAGCAAACGAAAACGCCCCTTCCGAGACCGCATTGCTCTACCACGCGATCGACCAGCTTTCGGCCGTCGAAAAGGCGATGGTACTACTATACCTGGACGAAAAAAGCTACGACGAGATGGCCGGCATCCTGGGTATAAGCAAATCAAATGTGGGTGTAAAACTCAGCCGCATTAAAATGAAACTCGAAAAAATTATCAAATCTATTACACTTTAA